The genomic segment AGGGCCCGGCGTCGACCCCCGCAGGGCCGCGCCGGGGGATCGAACTGCCGTCATCTGACTTCGTCGGCCACATAATCGTAGAGTCGCCTACGCCTCGCAAGTCGGTGTTGCCCAAAACGCAGCGCAGGCTGCTCGCAACGAAAAGCCGGATGGTCAAAATGCAGCTCAGACTGCTCCGGAGGTGGAAAGATATGCCTCCAGCTTGTCGAACGAACCGGTCCACCCCTGCGTCATGCCTGCGCGAGCGTCAACGAACGCTTTCAGCTCTTCCGGCGTGACATTTCCAACCGGTTCCCAACTGACTTTAACGCGAGTCTGGTCCGGCCCTTCGGCGGTCAGTTCCACTGTCGTCAACATGGTGGCCGGCCAGAGGAGAGCCATTGGGTGCCGGCTGATGTTTTCGGCTTTGTCGCAGAATTCCTGCGTGTAGACGATGCGATCGGGCTTCTGAATTTCCCGATAGTCGGCCCGCCCGTACATTTCGAGCCCGGCATTATTCGTCATCATGTAAAACGTGCCGCCGCCCGGGCGAATGTCGGAGCGGAGAAACTTCATTTCGAACCCGGTCGGGGGGAGCCATTTAGAGAAGTGAGCCGGGTCAGTCCACATCTCGAACATGAGTTCGAGGGGCGCGGCGAAGCTGCGGTGGATGACAAAACGCTCCTTCCCCTGCGATTCCTTATCGAGATACTCGGCGAGGCGGTCCCAGGTGGCGTTGCCGCCGGCTTCTTTGATGAACTTGCGAGTCTGCTCGGCGGCCTCGGGCGTCCCCAACGCCATCGTCATGTCCATCAGAGTTTTGTCCCCTTTGGGAGTAAACAAAACCGTGACGCGAAACAGGGGCGGGCGGTCGTCGTAGGCGCCATGGTCGTAGACCAGCTTCTGGTGCTCAACGACTTCGTGATAGTACGTCTTGTTCGGATAGTCGGTGCCGTCGGGCCCGTGCATCGTGTAATGCCAGACTCCGCCTGGCCGCAGATCTTTCTCATGCGAGGTGAGCGTGAAGCCGCGCGGTCCCCACCATTTGGCCGTCTGCACAGGGTCGGTCCAGGCGTCCCAGACCAGCTCAACGGGTGCGTCGTAAAGACGTGTGATGTGAATCTCGTTCGATTTAGGATTGGCCGGCATTCTTCTTCCCTTTCGCTTTCTTCTCGGCTGTCACGGTTTTCAGGTATTCATCGAGGCGGTCGAAGCTCTCTTCCCAAAAGGCGCGGTACTGCTCCATCCATTCAGCGGCGTCTTTGAGGGCTTCGGGTTTCAGTTCGCACGGCCGTCGCTGTGCATCGCGTTTCTTGCGGATCAGGCCCGCTTTCTCCAGCACCTTGACATGCTTGGTCAGCGCCGGGCGGCTCATCTTGTCGAGAAACGGTTCGGCCAGGTCGGAAACGTTGGCTTTCCCCTGAGCCAGCCGCGCAAGCATGGCGCGACGGGTCGGGTCGGCGAGAGCAGCAAAGGTCCGGCTGAGTTGGTCGGGCATGAAAGAAACCATTCAGTTAAGTAACCAGATGGTTACTATAGCGAGACGAGAAGGCGAGTCAATCGTTTTTGAGATGACCTTCACTCGGGAAGCATCACTGACCTGACACTGGCAGGTCGTAAACGAACAGCACCAGACCCTGCTGGTCCGGGAATGACGACGTTTCGGCCAGGAACTCCCGCGGCATCGTTGTCAGCACCGCCAGACGCAGCAGGCCCGAGTTCTTCGCGAGCAGCCGGGGATCAATGAGATCGGTCAGGCCGTACGAGTTCCCCAGCAGCGGCCACAACAGTCGTTCACTCACAGGCAGACGTTCTTCCATCTCGGTGCGTGTTCTCGGAACGCCGAAGATCGTCATATTCCAGTCATCTCGCGTTTGCAGACGCTCTCGCAGCGAAACTCCTCCCCGCGGATTTTCAATCTGCAGCAGCCCCTCTTTCGGTTTCAGCGGCCAGGCTTTCCCCCCCAGGATGGCCCAGGCTTGTTGCGGCGAGGAGTCGAAGCAGCCGTCGATGGAAATCGACAGCGACGGCTGAGTCGGGACGTCAAACGACGCAGAGACCAGTTTTGGTTCGGGACGACGCAGAGCCAGTGTTTCGCGATGCAGAAGAGTTCTGGTTGAGGCCGGCGGCATGTTGAGCACCACTTCCGGATTCTGGCCGCCGCGCAGCACGCCGTTCACCTTTTCATATTCCTGACACGTGGTGTACCAGATCCCGCTGCCGCCATGCGTGAGCGAGACCTCGCCGCCCGCCGCTTCCGCCAGTTGCGACCACTGCGTAACGTTGTAACGCCCATTCCCCAGCGCCTCCGCGAGCGCCGCACTGGCAATTCGCCCGTGAGCGTTGGCACCGAGTTGCCCCAGCAGCCAGAACACGACGGAAAACGTGAAGGCCGCCCCGAAGAACACGATGTAGAAGAGCCGCACGTTTTTCAGGCGATAGCCGATGCGGTAACAGATCGGCCCAATCGCCAGCAGATAGGCCGCGACCGACGCATCGATCAGCCACCAGTTGCGGCGGAACTTCACGCTCTCGGCGAGAGCGCGGAAGATGGATTCATCGCGCTCCCAAAAATCGCTCGCGGCATCGATGCCAAAGGACTGATTTGGGCGATTGACCGTCCCCTGCGGCAGATCATCATTGAAGAGCAGTCCCTGCGCGTCCGTGAGTTTGAGATCCTCCGCGCGCCGGGGAATCCGAATCACCGTCCCGCTGCCAATATGAAAACGCTCTGCAAGCTGATTGAGCTGCTGCAGCGGAACCGTGAAAACTGGAAACGCGCCGTCGCTATTGTGCAGCAGATACACCCGGCCGCCGGCCTGCAGCCAGTCGAGAAAGACTTGCGCTCTGGCCCCTTGCCAGAACGGCGGCGTATCGAAGATCAGGCCGCGCAGCGTATCTGTTCCGGCAAGTGACGTTGGAAACTGCGTCTCCGAAAACCGCCGCAGCACGCCGATCGTCGGAAAGACGGCGTCTGGATCGTAGATCAGAACCGTCGGCGACGGACCAACCGTCACCGCAGGCAGTACTGCTACACGTCGGGGATTGTCGCCCCAGCGAAGAGTCCAGGTTTCCTGTTCGTCGAAGACATAGGGGACGAGCTGCACCCAGCGGGCTTCCTCTCCCTGAAGCGAAACCGCGATTTCGAGAACGGCATCAATCTGGTGCGTCTCACCGGCAGAGCGGACCAGTTGCAATTTGCCGGACCAGGGCTTGGAAGAGATGTTTCGCAACTCGACTGACAACGGCACGAACGATTTACGAACAACATTGCCGTCGAAGCCCCACTGCGTCTGCAGCACCTGCACCAGATCGCCGCTGTCGGCAGCAAAAGCGACGCCGCAGTTCAGCAATAACGCCAGCACGATCAGGTTGCACAATCGCCGGTCAGAATGAACCCATGTCGACAAGATTGCCGTCTCTCCGGTTGGCGAGGTGCTGGAACAGGTTGTGATCGATATTGAACGAAATGAAGCGGACAGCGCCGTCGGCCATGGCATAATTGCAGCCGGTGTTGTGCGTCGAAGAGAACCCGCCGACGTTTAGAAGTTTTTTGGCTGCGTCTGCGTCATCCGTCTCCGACCCAGTCAATGGACTCGGGGTATAGTAACTTCTCTGGCTGAAATTCCTGTATTCGGAAGCATCGAGTTCCGTACCGCTGCTGCTGCCATTGCGGAGAGTCGACCGAGTGCCAGCGAGCCAGGAACCTGACGTCAGCACTTCTCCCAGCAACAACGTCGCCTGACGCCCGTCGGTAAGATCGCGCAGGCGGATATGGCTGTTGAGGAACAGGACTCCGTTGTTGTCGACGTCGATCGGCGCTTCGATGTCGTTGTGGCAGCCGACATAATTATGTCCGCCAGAGGGCGTGTTACTGGATGGGCACATCAATTGAGGGGGCGAGAAACCAAGCACCACCGTATTCGCCGGATCGTGCGCGCCCTTGTTGAAATTCAACTTGGAGTACAACAGTTGCTGGTCGATATACGGAAGAATCTGAGGAATCCAGCCGACCTGATAGCCGGTTCCGTCATCGCGGATGGGCCCGGTCGGATTGATCGAACCGGGTGGGAACGAGTCATGCGCCTGATGGTAATTCTGCAGTGCGAGCCCCAGTTGCATCAGGTTGTTCTGACATTGCATCCGCCGGGCCGCTTCCCGGGCCTGCTGCACGCTCGGCAGCAGCAATGCAATGAGAATCGCAATGATCGCGATCACGACGAGCAATTCAATCGCCGTGAAGCCGCGCCGCATGCGGGAGGGGGACGCTCCTGTGGGACCACAAACACTCCGCCCTGAAAGGGCATGCACAACGTAGCCCAGGGCAACGCCCTGGGAATGGGCATGTTGTGGATCGTTAGCCCTGAAGGGGCGTGACAGAGATGTCCCGCCGTGATGTATGGCCCTTTCAGGGCTGGATCGTGTTTCTGATGGCGTGTTCCCAGAGCGTTGCCCTGGGCTGGCATGTCTCGCCCTTTCAGGGCAAAGAAGCTTCTCGACGACGGACTCCCGACTTGAATGATTGGAAGCACCACAATTCTCGTCGTCCTTGCTCAAGTTCCCTGACAAGGACTGCGAAAGTCGGACTAAGAGCATTCTGCACATAACAGCCTCAACGTTCCTGGGGCGGTGTCGCCTGAATTTCACATTCAATCTCATGTCGCGCGACGATTGTGGATTCGTCGCGGAGTTGGACGGTGATCACGGCGGATCTTCGTCCCATTGTGTTGGCGGGCGTCAGCTTGATGGTGACGTCTGCCTTGTATTGCCCGCCGGGCAATACGGGGGACCATTGCAGGGATTCCAGTTCGGGACTCGTCCTGAGCGCGGCCGCAGCGCGATCGATGGCCGATTGCGCAATCAACTCCGCCTGCAGGCTGTGCTGATGTCCTTCGAGTTGACGGTGATGCAGCGCGACCGCCTGAGTCATCGAGACCCCTGCCGCGGCGGCGAGGAGTACGGCCATCAGAACCATAATCAGAACGATGCCCGCGCGGTTCGTCACTGGAACGAGATCGCGTTTGCGTTTCATGGGGCGCCTCCCGTGGTGTGCAGGGCGTCCGAACCTCGTATCGCCACCACTTTGAGCGGCGGCAGACTGGGGACAGAGACACGGTCGGAGGAGCTGACGGGAGTCAGCAGCAGCTCAACTGCGTTGCCTTCTCCCTGAAAACTGGCGGCGTGGAGCAGCAGGACGAATTCATCGTTGGAGATCACTGCCGCAGGTGCGGTCTGCGTTCGCCGGGCTCCGTTTTCGACAGGCTCGTATGTGATCGTCATCTCACCTGGCAGATGAAGCGTCATTGCTGCTCCCGCTTCAGCAGGCTTGAACTCCACGGCCTCTGCGGCATGGACATCGCGACGAAAGGCTCGCCCGAGTCGTTCACAGGCGATCGCTTCCGCCGTCTGATCGTGACTCGCGTTTCCAAGTCGAATCAGCAGCACCATGGTCTGCGCCGTTAACACGCCAATGGTCCCTGTGAGCGAAATCACCACAAGCATCTCGATCAACGAGATCCCGCTCCGCCGCGTCGTTCGCGAACGGGCAGTGCTGCTTCGAGATTGATTGTGGCTTTGAAACATTGAAAGTGACTCGACTTCAGCGACTGAAATTGACTGCAGATGTTGCGGATGAATGGGAAACGAATCGTCCCACACGCAGGGCAACCTGCTCCCCTCGCCCCGCAAAACGGCTTTCCATACTGCGAGGGCCTGCTGCGGGGAGAGGGGCTGGGGGTGAGGGGTCGAAGCCAATTAGTTCTCGCGTGAGACCCTGGCCCCAACCGTCTCCCCGCCCTGTTCTTTGATTGGCCGGGGCGAGCGAGACAGACGGCATTGCCGCCCATCTCCAGAACGTCAGTTGGACTGGCTTCACAAACACGCCGGTGCGGCTTTTCCATCTCAGCGACAGCGTCAACTGCTCGCCGGCCGGTTCTTCTTCCACAGCGACCACGTTGACAGCGAACTCAGGCGATTCGAATTGTGACAACACATTCGTCGGCAACTCGATGGCACGGTTGGGATCGTACATCGCCAGTTCCGCCGCGTTTCGCAGTTCGAGCAAAGCTAGTTCGCGCTGGGCAAGGTCGGATTGCACTCCCTGCACCTGACTGACGAGCGGCGCGGTGATCAGTGCGAACACTCCCAATAGCGCGACCGCGGCCAGGCATTCGATGATCGTGAAGCCGGAACGGGGAACGAATTCACGACGACAATGTTTCATGACAGGTCATTCAGCAACTTGATGAGCGGCGCGAACATGGCTAGGCAGAAAAACAGCACGACGCCCCCGATCGACAACACAATCAGCGGACGCAGAAACTCGGTTGTCATCCGCACTCGGTTCAACCGAGCCTGCTCGATGCGCGTGGCAATGGCATCGAGCGCCCAGGTCAGGTGCCCGCGACTTTCGGATTGATCCAGAGCTAGCGATTCGCGCTGGGTGACAATTTTTTCGACCTGCAAAGCGTTCCCCAACGGCATCCCCTGACTGAGCAAAATCGCCAGCCGCTGGTAACGTCGCGATTGTGCGGCATTCGAGGACGCCTCGGACAGATTCTGCACCACGGCGATCGTGCTGGTATTTCCGGCGACCGCGGCCGATAAGCTGCGTAAGAGCGCCGGCGCCTTCAGTCGCGGCCACAGATCGACCGCCAGCCACGACGTCAGGCTCCCATGCCCGACGCCGAGAAACAAAAACTGAAAGACCGCAATCAACGGCAACGTGACCAGCGGAAAAAAAAGGAACCAGTAGGAGACAACGGCATCGGAGATGGTGATCAGCACAACAGTCACTTCCGGCAGCTCAACGCCGAAATCGTTAAAGATCGCCTTATACTTGGGAATGATTTTTAACATGATGTATGCGATGACGCTGGCAAAGATAACCATCATCCCGAGGCAATACAGCGCGAGATTATTCAGTTCGTTGTCCCACCCGAACATGCGGATGCTTTGCGACTGTCTGGTCGCGAGAGACAACAACACCGCGTTAAGCTGCCCGGTGGCTTCCGCCGCCTGAATGGCCGCCGTCGCTTCATTCGGTAGCAATCCCGGGACTCTCTGCAAAGCCTGTGAGAGCGATGACCCGCCATGCAGTTCGTTGGCCGCTCTCTCCAACCGCGACTTCTGTCGAGTGGATTCCGATCGAGCCAGCCCCGCCACTTCTTCTTCGAACGGTCGCTGGAAGCGGGCCGCCATCGCCAGCGTCCACAACAACCGGCATTCTCTTCCGCGAATCACAAGTGCCGAGAACGCATACTCGACGCACCCAATGCTCCAGACGATCAGCAAAAATCCGGAACTGATCGCCAGCAGCGGCAGGGCGACGACAGCACAGATCCCCAGCAGCAAACTGCGACGATGCCGTTCTTCGGAGGTGATGTCCGCGACAGTCGGCTCCGCACGATCCCTTTCGCGCGAAACCAGGATCGCCGAGCGTCCTGTGAAGATCACGACCGTCACCACCAGCAGCCTGACCAGCGTCGAGAAGATCGCGGTCGGGATGGTCAGTTCATATTTGAAGGGGCCGGGCTCTGTCTTCGCGATCGCGGAAACGAGTCCTTCCAGCAGCCACCAGCTTTCAACCACCGCCGTCGACAGCATGGCGTAGCCGAGCAGCTTCAACATCGTCCGCGCGAATTCCCGCCCTTCCCGATCGCGGCATTCCAGCAATTGCTGACGGAACATCAGCATCAGGATGCCGAGTCCGGGAATGCCGATGGTGAGGAGCAGGATTTCCAAAAGTGCGTCCGAAGTGGTCTGGAGTTCTCAAAACAATCAGTGCAAACGAATCAGGCCAGATCATTTAATAGTTTGATGAGCGGCATGAAGAAGCTGATGATGACCAGCCCTCCCGCGCAGCCGACGACGAGAAACGTCAGCGGCTCGATGAAAAACCTCAGTTGGTCAGCCCGTAACCGCGCCTGAGTGGCGAACAACTCCGACTGAACTCGCAGGCCGTCGGCAAATGCATCCGGCGACTGCGTCCAGCGAAAAGGACTAACCAGTTGCGGCGGCAGGTCTTGTTCTTCCTCTGCGGCGATGGCAGCGTCTGTGCCTGCGTTGACCCGCTCGGCCATGTGTCGGCTGGCGGTCCGCATGAGTGCGTCCCGCAGCGACATCGAAAGCATTTCAAGCGCCCGCGGCAGCGGCAAGCGGGCGTCGATCAGCACGGCCAGCCGCGCACAGAACTCCGCCGCCGCTGCATTTTTCGAAGCGGAACCGACCAGCGGGATCGAGCGCAGTACACGCGTTCGGAATTCTTTACCAGGCAACCAGTGCAGGCAAAACGGCAATGCGGCCAACCCTGCCAGCAGACACAGGCCCGCTACCCAGTACGCACCCAGGAAATCGCTGACAGTGATCATGAAAACCGTCAGCGCGGGCAGCTCGACGCCGAAGCCAATCAGGATATTTTTCATCTGCTGCGACACCAGCAGGAGAAACACCGCCAGCACAATCGTCGCCAGAATGAGCATCGCGAAGGGATAGATCAGGCTCAGCCAGAAGGACCACCGCAGACGTCTCAGGTTGCGACTGGTCCGCAGGTATTCTTCCATCACCTGTGCAAATCGGCCCGATTCAAGGGCCGACTGCAGCGTCGCCGCGAGGGCCGTGCGACGAGCTGACATTTTTGTCGCGGTGTGAAGGGGAGCACTGCCATGCTGCAAGCGCTCGGCGATCTGCAGCAGATCTGTCCGCTCCTGCCCCCACGGCATTTCTTCTGCCGCGCTGCGAATGCCGATCCAGATCGGAAGCGGCGCTGGGGCTGACGAGCTCGCGGGATTCGAAAATGGGAAGGAGTCGGACATCATCGCGGCGTCTCCCCCAGCTTCTCCCACAACTGCGCCATCGTCCCGAACACCATCACGCCGTACATCGCCGTCAGCGTCCCGCCCACTCCGATCAGCACGGCGACGGGAACGAAACGCAGGAAGAACTCGGCTCGGCCCAGAGCCCGTTGCTGATAGAACTCGGCTGCCTGTTTGAGAGTCGCCGGCAGGCTGGATTCGGCAGTTCCGACCTCGATCAGCCAGCTCAAAAATTGGGGGAAGCCCTGCTGCAGCATCAGCTTTTGCGTGAGCGGTTCCCCGCTCTCGACAGTTTCGGCCAGATGATTGAGCCGCTGTCGCCAGTCTTTCGAATCCGCACTGACGCTGGCCAGCCGCAGCGCCTCGGGCAGGGGGACTTCATACTTGGTCAACAAGGCGAGCAAGTGCGCAATCCGGGCAAACGCAAAGTCATTTCGGATGCTGCCGATGCGGAAAAGATGAAACCAGATCTGCATTCGCCGTCGAAACAAAAATTCCACGACTTGTGCGATGGAAGTCAGACCAAAATACCACACTGCGACCACGACGGCGCCGATCGCCAGAAGTCCCAGCGCCATCCCTTCCACGACATCGACATCTCCCCAGTACCAGATCAGGGGGGGCGTCTCCAACCGTAACGAGCGATAAGTCTCGGCGACTTCCGGCAGGAGAAATCGGGCCACCAGAAGAAATAACAACGCCGTCACGACGACCAGTACGACAGGGTAGATCAGCGACCGTAACAGAGCGGCCCGCAGATTGTTCATTGCAAAGGCAAGCGACACGAGATCCTGCAGGGCTTCGTCACTCCGTCCGCAGCGAACTCCAGCAGAGAGAGCCGCCCGCAAACTGGGCGGGACGCCGGGGATCGACTGCAGGGCATCCGGCAGCGGAACGCCGGATTGAAGACGGTCGGCCAGTTCTTGAGCGGTGCGGTCAACCCGACGGGAGACAGAACCGGACAGCCCGCGCAGCCCCAGTTCGAGCGGCACGCCGGCTCGCAGCATCGCCTGCAATTCGTGGCCGAATTCGGCGACTTCAGCAGGTTGAAGGGCACTCGACGCCATGCGTTTCCACATCCAGACGCTTGCGGGAACACTCGTCTGCGACCGTTTCCCCGGCCGCTCTGCACGCAATCTTCGACTTACGCGAATCGGACTGGCACTGTTGGAAAAATCTGGGGGGCCATTGCCGTTAAGCGGAAACCCGCGATCCGGTCCCGAGTTCCGGCCGGAAGAGCTGTTCCACCAGCCCGTTTCGGGCAACAATCCCCAGCGTCTCTCGCTCGCGAATGACAACGCCGTAAGCCGTGTCGGTCACCTGCATCTTGTGCAGCGCCTCAAGCTTGCTGGTCTGATAGGTAAACGTTGGCATCGGACGAACGGGAGTCGGGCCATCCTGTGCCAGAATGAGTTCGGCAATCACGACGTATCCGTACCAGGCGGACTCGTCCCCTTTGCGATGCACCGACACTGCCGAGATCCCGAACTTCCGGGCGAATTCGAGGATCTCTTTTCGCGAAGCGGCTTCCGAAATTCCCAGCACGCGGGAATTGGGGATCATCGACGCGGTGATCGTCTGCGGGGCCATTTGCAGGAGTCCGTTGGCGACCCGGCTTTGCAGGTCGGTCAAAACGCCCTCACGCCGGCCCTGATGCATCAACTGCACGAGACGATTACGTCCCCGCAAAATCTCGGTGCTCTGCCGCGTCTCTCCGCTGATCCATTCAAAGAATCGCGTGAACTGCACCAGCGGCCATGTGATCGGGAGAAACAGAAAGTACACCAGTTGCAGCCAGCGGATCCCTTTTTTCAGCCTTGAATAGGGAACGAGGTAATAGATGCTTTTGGGCAGCAGTTCGCCGAAGACGAAAATGACCGGCGCCATCACCAAAGTCGCGAACACTTCGAGCGTTTCGCTCGTCGCGCCGAACAGCAGAATGATGCCCGAGCTGATTGCCCCGGTGCAGATATAGTTCGCGACGTTGTTGCCGATCAGGCAGGTGGCGACGAACGAGGTCGGGTGGTAAATGAACCAGAGCAGTTGCTGGGCCGGACGGTCCCCCGCCCGGGCATCGATGCTCAGACGCGGGACGCTGAGGCGATAGAATCCGGTCTCCGAGCCGCTGAAGAAGGCGCTCAGTCGAATCCCGACGGCGAAGAGCATCAGCGCGGAGAGACACTGCAGCCAGTCCGGCATGTCGGCCCGCACCCTTCCTGTGATCAAAAAAAGAATCCGGCTCGGTCCGTATCAGGGACTGAGCCGGAGCGACTTTGCGATTACTGCGTTCGAAACGCCCGTTGCAGTTCTTCGAGCGAGGTATTGCCCTCGACCACCATTCGCAGCCCGTCGGAATGGAACGTCTGCATTTTTTCGGTCCGCGCCTGCTTACGGATGGCTTTGATATCGGCCCCCGCAGCGACAACCGCCTTCATGCCTTCGGTCATTTCGATGATTTCGAGCAGGCCGAGCTTCCCCTTGTAACCGAGGCCGTTGCACTCGCGGCAGGTTTCCGTCGGTCCCGAAGCTTCCTCTTCATCGGCTTGTTGTTCCATGCCCGCGATGGTCGGCCGGTACAGCACCCGGGTCTCGGGGGGCAAGCCAATTTTTCCGAGCAAGGATGCGTTGGGACGATACGCCCGGCGGCACTTCTTGCAGAGGGCACGAATGAACATCTGGCTGGCGACCAGCCGCAATTGATCGGCGACCAGTTGCGGGTCTCCTGTCAGTTTGACCAGTTTGAGGATGCCGTCGCCGGCGTCTTTCGCATGCAGGTCGGAAATCACCGCGCATTCGTTGGCGCACTCCAGCACCGCCTTGGCGTCGTCCGCCTTATCGATCGGGTCGGTGACCAGAATGTCGGCATCTTCGCGACGGGCCCGCTGCATTGTTCTGGCAAAATCGTCCCCCTCGTTGGGCGGATACATTTTCACATACGACAGCTCGCGACCAATATCCGCGAGGAAGTAGATCGAATACATGTAGGCGTCTGAGCATCGCATGAGAGCGAGCTTCAGCGTCGTCAGACCGCTGAACGGCGGACTGGCGGCGAGAATCAGACCCGACTTGGATGACGAGATGCCGCGGATCTTTTCAATCAGCGCTTCGCTGAAACCGATGTCGCGGGGCTTTTCGAGCTTGAGATTCGGATCGAGAGCCCGAATCGTCAGGCGTTCTCCCCCTTCGACAGCCTGGTTATTGACCCGCAGTTCGTACTTGGTTCCGTTGTACTCGGCCTTGATCGAACCTGTCTGAGACGGTGCTTTGACTTTAATGTCGATGCCGGCGAGCAGGCGGATCATCTGGCTGACGGCCTGGCCTTGCAGGGCAGGCATCTTCGTCGGGGCGGTCGGGGCCGAATCGATATAGATCGTCGCGATCGCACCTTGCGCTTTGATATCGAGGCGGATCATGTCGGCGCGGACGCTCAGGGCGTCGCTGACCAGTTTTTTCGCCGGCAGCAAGCCCGCCTGGACGAGGCGACCGTGGGCAGTCAGGTCAGGATTGTTCCCGTTGTACGAGCCCTGGAAGAGAACAAATTCTTCTTCCTGGTCTTCATCGTCATCGTCGTTTTCGACCTTCTGACGGCCGCGTCCAAAACCAAAAATCACGGGAGAATTCCTGCCGATTGAGAAATGCGATGAGCCTCGGGTGCAGGCCCTGCCCATGCCTGTATTCACTATTTTGACATGCAATCGTCAAAAGTCCAAGTCACTGCTTCACCGCTTTCGGGGCGGGTTTGTCAAAGATGTCATCGAAGAACATCTGCATGATCGCCCAGGAATGTTTCTCCGCCGAGGGGTCATAAGCAATGCCATCGATTCCGTAGCGCGCAGCGTCGGGGTTGCTGAAGCCATGCTTCGCTCCTCCGAAGACCACGATCGTGTAGTGGGCCTTGGCCTGTTCCATCCCAAAGGCGAATGCATCGACTGTCGCGGCCGGGACAAACGAATCCGCGCCCCCCTGACAGACCAGCACCTTCGTCTTCAAACTCGCATCCACCGGCGGAGGCGGCAAAGCGCCGTGAAAGCTGACAACACCCTTCACTGGTGCGTCCGCATAGGCGAGGTGCAACACTGTTGATCCGCCAAAGCAGTAGCCAATCGCAGCGAGGTTGTCCTGGTCGACGCCCGGCTGTTTTTTCAACACGTTCAGACCCGACAACGCGCGGTCGCGCCACTTCTGGGTATTCGAACGGACGGTGCCAGACCATTCCATGGCCTGTGTTGCATGTTCGGTCACCTTGCCTTCGCCGAACATATCAAGCGCGAAGGCGACATACCCCAGTTCGGCGAGTTGCTTCGCCCGGGTGCGGGCATAGTCGTTCAAGCCCCACCATTCATGGACCACGAGGATGCCAGGGCGGTTGCCGGTGAGGCTGTCGTCCCAGGCGAGGAACCCCTTGAGCGGTTCTCCTTCGTGTTCGTAGGAGATTTCCTTGGTCTGAATCCCGGCCTGAACGGCGGTTGCAGAAGTCAGCCCCAGCAAGAGGGCCAGACCGAGAAGTGCCGAACGGGCGCTTGAGACCACAGGCAGGCCGACCGGGAACCAAGGGAAACGCATGACGCAGACTCCTGAGGATGCGGGATGTGTCCCGTGGAGACTACCAGCGTTCCGGCACTCGTCAACCTTGCGGAAGTGCGACTCCTCCCCCCTTCTCAGCCGTGTGGACCGCAGGTATAAGGAAGAAAGAGCGGAGCGAGGTCAGGGGCGCATCGCCTGGCCTGGTGCGAAGCCGGGGGCGAGACAACGGGGGCGGATTCATGTCTGCGATGGCCAAGCCAATTCTTGAGGTGTATCAGACCGGACCCACGACTGTCGTCGGCTTCGGCGGGCGCGACATTCTGGGCGACGTCAATGTGGCCCTCTGCCGGAATGAACTGCTGCAACTCATCGAAGAACAGCGGTGCAGCGTTGTCGCCTTCGACCTGACCGGCGTCAAGTTCATCCCCAGCGGACTCCTGGGCCTGCTTGCCAGCATGCGTCAAAACGAGATCGAGGTGCACCTGTACAATCCGTCCGACGATATCCGCGAAGTGCTGACGATCACGGGACTGGAGAAGATCATGCCGGTGCATCGGATCGAAGTCCCCCGTCCCGAACGCGATTGACCTCAGGCAGACTTCAC from the Planctomicrobium piriforme genome contains:
- a CDS encoding ArsR/SmtB family transcription factor; protein product: MPDQLSRTFAALADPTRRAMLARLAQGKANVSDLAEPFLDKMSRPALTKHVKVLEKAGLIRKKRDAQRRPCELKPEALKDAAEWMEQYRAFWEESFDRLDEYLKTVTAEKKAKGKKNAGQS
- a CDS encoding type II secretion system F family protein gives rise to the protein MEILLLTIGIPGLGILMLMFRQQLLECRDREGREFARTMLKLLGYAMLSTAVVESWWLLEGLVSAIAKTEPGPFKYELTIPTAIFSTLVRLLVVTVVIFTGRSAILVSRERDRAEPTVADITSEERHRRSLLLGICAVVALPLLAISSGFLLIVWSIGCVEYAFSALVIRGRECRLLWTLAMAARFQRPFEEEVAGLARSESTRQKSRLERAANELHGGSSLSQALQRVPGLLPNEATAAIQAAEATGQLNAVLLSLATRQSQSIRMFGWDNELNNLALYCLGMMVIFASVIAYIMLKIIPKYKAIFNDFGVELPEVTVVLITISDAVVSYWFLFFPLVTLPLIAVFQFLFLGVGHGSLTSWLAVDLWPRLKAPALLRSLSAAVAGNTSTIAVVQNLSEASSNAAQSRRYQRLAILLSQGMPLGNALQVEKIVTQRESLALDQSESRGHLTWALDAIATRIEQARLNRVRMTTEFLRPLIVLSIGGVVLFFCLAMFAPLIKLLNDLS
- a CDS encoding type II secretion system protein, whose amino-acid sequence is MKHCRREFVPRSGFTIIECLAAVALLGVFALITAPLVSQVQGVQSDLAQRELALLELRNAAELAMYDPNRAIELPTNVLSQFESPEFAVNVVAVEEEPAGEQLTLSLRWKSRTGVFVKPVQLTFWRWAAMPSVSLAPANQRTGRGDGWGQGLTRELIGFDPSPPAPLPAAGPRSMESRFAGRGEQVALRVGRFVSHSSATSAVNFSR
- a CDS encoding type II secretion system F family protein, which codes for MMSDSFPFSNPASSSAPAPLPIWIGIRSAAEEMPWGQERTDLLQIAERLQHGSAPLHTATKMSARRTALAATLQSALESGRFAQVMEEYLRTSRNLRRLRWSFWLSLIYPFAMLILATIVLAVFLLLVSQQMKNILIGFGVELPALTVFMITVSDFLGAYWVAGLCLLAGLAALPFCLHWLPGKEFRTRVLRSIPLVGSASKNAAAAEFCARLAVLIDARLPLPRALEMLSMSLRDALMRTASRHMAERVNAGTDAAIAAEEEQDLPPQLVSPFRWTQSPDAFADGLRVQSELFATQARLRADQLRFFIEPLTFLVVGCAGGLVIISFFMPLIKLLNDLA
- a CDS encoding SRPBCC family protein; protein product: MHRSFAAPLELMFEMWTDPAHFSKWLPPTGFEMKFLRSDIRPGGGTFYMMTNNAGLEMYGRADYREIQKPDRIVYTQEFCDKAENISRHPMALLWPATMLTTVELTAEGPDQTRVKVSWEPVGNVTPEELKAFVDARAGMTQGWTGSFDKLEAYLSTSGAV
- a CDS encoding DUF1559 domain-containing protein: MRRGFTAIELLVVIAIIAILIALLLPSVQQAREAARRMQCQNNLMQLGLALQNYHQAHDSFPPGSINPTGPIRDDGTGYQVGWIPQILPYIDQQLLYSKLNFNKGAHDPANTVVLGFSPPQLMCPSSNTPSGGHNYVGCHNDIEAPIDVDNNGVLFLNSHIRLRDLTDGRQATLLLGEVLTSGSWLAGTRSTLRNGSSSGTELDASEYRNFSQRSYYTPSPLTGSETDDADAAKKLLNVGGFSSTHNTGCNYAMADGAVRFISFNIDHNLFQHLANRRDGNLVDMGSF